In Halobacteriovorax marinus SJ, the following proteins share a genomic window:
- a CDS encoding acyl-CoA dehydrogenase family protein, translated as MNYYSDENDWQWLFRNGIDWDKIIPLYYKSFPTEDGFNSKEEVISFFEEILQNTGEWTGNAVAQRAAQLDKEGAGTVVDGRTIPGEALSALYKEAIELDAIGLPFPAELGGLGAPSTITLMLLAQLSRACLASSTQMAFFTSIGEMIHRFCDEETAQRLVPMIARGEISGSMCLTEPGCGSDLGMIKTSATPTEDGKYLLNGSKIFITNGGGGLGFVLARIKGDKEGLAGISMFLCEQNIPEKEGLNYSIAKNEEKMGMHGSFTTEVVYENSVATLVGEAGKGFKYMLHLMNEARIAVGMQALGTIEGSIGYAISYASEREQFGKPLTELPLMKRNLEDFTTERDALRALLVDTISHYDIFQRLDLKKQKSGDLSKEEEELLKESSLWTRKRTPLVKYYACEQATLLSQRAIQVLGGYGFMEEYPVERYHRDSFGPLLYEGTSQIQALMALKDIMKYAMKDPKRFFSNVLFKHPSKELLNGSSTQEKAFSSTHYKFKKNMVKLLVKCLRPDIGELFNPKSWASDENISELMEHAETLCQALSYMETARVLCEHANKDESRKDLFFRYQKLILPRLEAIYTDWSIR; from the coding sequence ATGAATTACTACAGCGATGAAAACGACTGGCAATGGCTCTTTAGAAACGGGATTGATTGGGACAAGATTATTCCTCTGTACTACAAAAGCTTCCCTACAGAAGATGGTTTCAATTCAAAAGAAGAAGTCATTAGTTTTTTCGAAGAAATTTTACAAAATACTGGAGAGTGGACAGGTAATGCTGTTGCACAAAGGGCAGCGCAACTTGATAAAGAGGGAGCCGGTACTGTTGTTGATGGCAGAACGATTCCTGGAGAAGCCTTAAGCGCACTCTACAAAGAGGCCATCGAATTAGATGCCATAGGTCTCCCCTTTCCTGCCGAATTAGGCGGTCTAGGAGCTCCATCTACAATTACTTTAATGCTCTTAGCTCAACTCTCTAGAGCATGTCTGGCCAGTTCTACTCAAATGGCGTTCTTCACTTCTATTGGTGAGATGATCCATAGATTCTGTGATGAAGAGACGGCCCAGCGCTTAGTTCCAATGATTGCTCGTGGCGAGATCTCAGGTTCAATGTGTTTGACTGAGCCTGGTTGTGGGTCAGACCTTGGGATGATTAAGACAAGTGCGACACCTACTGAAGACGGAAAATACCTCTTAAATGGTTCTAAAATATTCATCACTAATGGTGGTGGCGGTCTAGGTTTTGTTCTAGCGAGAATCAAGGGAGATAAAGAAGGTCTGGCAGGAATTTCAATGTTCCTATGCGAGCAGAATATCCCTGAGAAAGAAGGACTCAACTATAGCATTGCTAAAAACGAAGAAAAGATGGGAATGCATGGCTCATTCACAACCGAGGTTGTTTACGAGAATTCTGTGGCCACACTTGTAGGAGAAGCTGGCAAGGGATTTAAGTATATGCTCCACTTAATGAACGAAGCTCGCATTGCCGTTGGAATGCAGGCCCTAGGTACAATTGAGGGCTCTATTGGATACGCTATAAGCTACGCCAGTGAGCGTGAGCAATTTGGAAAGCCTCTAACAGAGCTTCCACTAATGAAGAGAAACCTAGAGGACTTTACTACTGAGAGAGATGCTCTTAGGGCCCTTCTAGTAGATACAATTTCTCACTACGATATTTTCCAAAGACTAGACTTAAAGAAGCAGAAGTCAGGAGACCTAAGCAAGGAAGAGGAAGAACTACTAAAAGAATCTTCTCTATGGACAAGAAAGAGAACTCCACTCGTTAAATACTATGCTTGTGAGCAAGCTACACTTCTCTCACAAAGGGCAATTCAAGTCCTAGGTGGTTATGGCTTCATGGAAGAGTATCCAGTTGAGAGATACCACAGAGATAGTTTTGGACCTCTGCTCTATGAAGGGACCTCTCAGATTCAGGCCCTCATGGCGCTTAAAGATATTATGAAGTACGCGATGAAAGATCCGAAGAGATTCTTTAGCAATGTACTATTTAAACATCCAAGCAAAGAGCTTTTAAATGGATCTAGTACTCAAGAGAAGGCCTTTAGCTCTACTCACTATAAGTTCAAAAAGAATATGGTTAAACTCTTAGTGAAGTGCTTAAGACCAGATATTGGAGAACTATTTAATCCTAAATCTTGGGCCAGCGATGAGAATATCTCAGAGCTAATGGAGCATGCTGAAACGCTTTGTCAGGCGCTAAGCTACATGGAGACGGCGAGAGTTCTCTGTGAACACGCCAATAAAGATGAGAGCAGAAAAGATTTATTCTTTAGATATCAAAAACTCATCCTTCCTCGTCTTGAGGCCATCTACACAGATTGGTCAATTCGATAA